The DNA window TCAATGTCCCCAGGATTCTGGTGAACCTGTGGACTCAGGATAGAAGCATTTCTATCCTGAATTGTGCCACCCAAATGTGCTTCTTCCTTATCCTTGCAGCCACTGAGTGCTTCCTCCTAGccgtgatggcctatgaccgctacgTGGCCATCTGTGACCCTCTGCACTACCCTCTAGTCATGAGCCAAAGCATGTGTTTCCAGCTGGCGCTTGGCTCCTGGGTCAGTGGAATCCCAGTCCAGATAGGGCAAACATGTCAAATTTTCTATCTGAATTTCTGCAATTCTAACCAAATTAACCACTTCTTCTGTGACATCCCCCCCATTCTCAGGCAGGCCTGTGGAGACACTTCAGCACATGAGGTATCTGTCTATTTAATAGCTATGCTGTTTGTTGCAGTCCCATTTATGTTGATTCTTGCCTCCTACTGCAAAATCATCTCCACCATTCTGAGGTTGCCCACAGCCCAAGGACAGACCAAAGCCTTCTCCACGTGTTCTTCTCACCTGCTGGTTGTTGCTTTATTCTTTGGCTCTGCTACCGTCACCTATTTAAGGCCCAAATCCAATCACTCTGCAGGAACTGACAAACTGCTCTCTCTTATCTACACCATTGTGACTCCTATGGTTAATCCCATGATATACAGCCTTAGGAATAAGGATGTTATAGCAGCACTAAAGAAATTATCACTTACGAAAATAAAGTGATAAGTTTAATTGCTATTGATCTGACTGATTGTCACACAATTATGAAAGAAAcgttttatatttctatattacCACTTTAACAATAGAAAAACTTCTGCCAGATGATGCATTTTTAGATTTGCCTGAAATGTACCATGCTTGGTAAATACTAGTCTCATTAATCTACCTTCAGGGCTCtgtgttgaaagaaaaatcttGTCTCATTAATAAAATAGTATATACaacacattttcttttgaaagctATAGGCTACATTAAAGCTTCTAAGAAGCTTGGCttaaatataccagaaagcacaTAAGATTAGTAGAGCAAGTAATTGTTTCAATTGCTAAACTTGTGTTTGTTAGCATTCTTCTCTGTTTCTATAACACACAAACTGATCAGTTTAATTATTGAGTGAATGATTAAGTGACTGAATGGGTAAATGAATATTACTATGCCATACTTCAAACTCTTGCTAACACCTAGAGAAATTGAAGCATTAGGAAACATTTGAAGCACTATTTATTTATCCTACTATGTCCCCATGTAGAATTGTTCAAACTGTATTCCTTAAAGGCATGTTTACATCGTTTCAGTGCTAATTAAGTTCCTAACTGGGTACATGATATAGCAGAAAACTCCCTGCAGTCTTAACCAGtttactttgtaaatatttctgcGTTATTCTTAGCAACTTTAGTTT is part of the Tamandua tetradactyla isolate mTamTet1 unplaced genomic scaffold, mTamTet1.pri scaffold_250_ctg1, whole genome shotgun sequence genome and encodes:
- the LOC143673242 gene encoding olfactory receptor 10AG1-like, whose translation is MKHEESKAQGNVSTVMRFVLLGFSDLPNLQGFLFGVFSMIYMITLIENGLIIIITSLDPALQKPMYFFLANFSSLKICYVTVNVPRILVNLWTQDRSISILNCATQMCFFLILAATECFLLAVMAYDRYVAICDPLHYPLVMSQSMCFQLALGSWVSGIPVQIGQTCQIFYLNFCNSNQINHFFCDIPPILRQACGDTSAHEVSVYLIAMLFVAVPFMLILASYCKIISTILRLPTAQGQTKAFSTCSSHLLVVALFFGSATVTYLRPKSNHSAGTDKLLSLIYTIVTPMVNPMIYSLRNKDVIAALKKLSLTKIK